One Natrinema marinum genomic window carries:
- a CDS encoding helix-turn-helix transcriptional regulator: MTHSLLDELIRYDRNAQRDRERREREPFPDTEEMVDIVRHGHLLRALLVEPLDRREIEATLEVSRATSHRFVRWLEDNEYGERVDGRYRLTGLGTVVADGVCKFEAYLRTARRLDPLFEYICEDHEEFVIEPFADATVTVADPSDPYAPIARFLSLLRESESFRGFNTTHMIPPGSEGDADRLLEDRTVELVYVPDTVDALRDEADAALAAAIDEGNVTVRTREALPYGLALFDDRVGIGGYDEETGTMRVFVDTDAAIAREWATQVFESIRADSRPVLS; this comes from the coding sequence GTGACACACAGCCTCCTCGACGAACTCATTCGATACGATCGGAACGCCCAGCGAGACCGGGAGCGACGCGAACGCGAACCGTTTCCGGACACCGAAGAGATGGTCGATATCGTCCGCCACGGGCACCTGCTTCGGGCGCTGCTCGTCGAGCCCCTCGATCGCCGCGAGATCGAGGCGACGCTCGAGGTGTCGCGAGCGACAAGCCACCGGTTCGTCCGCTGGCTCGAGGACAACGAGTACGGCGAGCGCGTCGACGGCCGCTATCGGCTGACGGGGCTCGGTACGGTCGTCGCCGATGGCGTCTGCAAATTCGAGGCCTATCTCCGGACCGCCCGTCGGCTGGACCCGCTGTTCGAGTACATCTGCGAGGACCACGAGGAGTTCGTCATCGAACCGTTCGCCGACGCGACCGTCACCGTCGCCGATCCGTCGGACCCGTACGCGCCGATCGCGCGGTTCCTGTCGCTGCTCCGCGAGAGCGAGTCGTTCCGCGGGTTCAACACGACCCACATGATCCCGCCCGGAAGCGAGGGCGACGCCGATCGGTTGCTCGAAGATCGAACCGTCGAACTCGTCTACGTTCCCGACACCGTCGACGCGCTTCGAGACGAGGCGGACGCCGCGCTCGCGGCGGCGATCGACGAGGGGAACGTCACCGTCCGCACGCGAGAGGCTCTCCCGTACGGTCTGGCGCTGTTCGACGACCGCGTCGGAATCGGCGGCTACGACGAGGAGACCGGGACGATGCGCGTGTTCGTCGACACCGACGCGGCGATCGCACGCGAGTGGGCGACCCAGGTGTTCGAGTCGATT